The genomic DNA GGTCATCCTTCCTGAGTTGAGGGCACGGAATAATAGGGCGGAGTGGTGGGATAATATGTCGGGGGTATGGCAGGTTAGTTCGGGGAATAAGAATGATCCTCCTGGgccggaggggaaggggtatGATGAGGcgaagtggaagaaggcttGGGAGTCGGTGGGGGATTGTGAGGAGGCTTGCAAGTTGTGGGGGGATTGTGTTCAGTGGAGCTGGGTGGAGGATTTGTGTAAGATGGATAATAAGTTCATGATGGGGCAGGGGTACGCGCCGGCTatgatggagaggaagacggCGTTAAAGAGGACTAGTGGGTGGTTGACGGATAGATTGGAGGGCTGGAAATGTGCATAGGTTGTTAAAAAGCCGCTGTTTTCTTTACTTTAGGAATTATTTGAGAGAATCATATACAGTAAGCGTATCGACCTCAGATCTGTTCTTGAACCCTCTGACATTCCTCTTGTATTGGGGTCATAGGTCACTGCCGCTGTTCCACAAACGCTTATGGGCCCGTAATGCAACgcctacctaggtagctCGTGTTACTCAGAGCAGATTCCGGGTCAATCCTTTAGATGGACCTAACGCAAATCTAGAAGGGACAAGGTTCCAACGATGATTTCTATGTTACACAAGAATAAAATACGGCCGGTGATTGCTGTCTCAGCAGTGACACAGAGTCAAGCTCCGTTGTAGTGTATGTTGGATTAATCAATTATCTAATATAGCCGCCACGAGGTTCGGCAATAGCAGAATATGTTTGCTACGCCTCCCCAAACAATCCTGTCTATAAAGAGACGCTATCATCCCGTTGATTCCATAAATTAGTCTATAGCTAGGCCTTGACATTTCGCTAGCCAGTTAGCCTTCCTCGATGATCATCAtgaagctcctcctcacgATCACCGGCCTCGCAGCCCTTTCCaccgcaacaccaacctcgccttccaCACCAACTGGCCGCATCAAGGACCCCTGGGGAGACTTGATGACCATCCTGGGCTTCTACCAACATCCTGAATGCAGCCATGAAGACCCTTACTGGTACATGACCACCAGGCTCGGCACATTCCTAGCCGTAATGGACGAGACGGAAGGATGCCAGAATGTGCCAGACGTATGGGGAGATGTGAGAGTCATCAAAGTGGAGCGTCAAGATAGGAAGTGCAAAGGTAAGCCGCTATTTACGGCCTTTGTCATCTCAAGTGCGGCACAGAGGTAGCTTACATGCCCGGTTTTCAGTAACGGTGTATGCCAACCCCGATTGCAATCCTGCCAGCGGAAGCGGGATCCCTATTCCAGAGGAGACTTGTGTTCCCTCCGAGCCGGAAAAGACTTGGAAGAGTTTTGCTATCAGAGGCTGTTTGGATTGAGGAACATGTGGCTTGGTTACCAGGGCGGCCTTCAGAGAATGTTTATACACAGACAGTGTATGAAACTGCGTTACACCTGATGTCGAATAGGCAAGAACGGCATTGAAAACAAGCTCCAGGCCCCCAACGTAGTCGCACAGGTCTTCATGATGCGCCATTGATGGATGCAGACAAGTCTTGCTTTCGGTCTACATACGGACCGCGAATGTAACCTTTAACCGACTCGTTTCGCCCAGACTTTCTTCCGGCTGAATCCTTCAAGGGGACCCAAGCACGTTCTAACATGAACGAAGCTTGAATCTGAtatgtaggtaggtagcatCTCCATGTCACCCAACTACCCTAAATGGCTGATGACCAATTCTGTAACGGAGGGAGAGCCTAGAGTGGAAGAGTGTGTTGTAGCTAGTATCCTGAGAGCTGTCTATTTTTAACATAAGCCCCTCACAAACATCCCGTCGGCGTTTTTGCACAATGTCCATGCTAACAATGACCAGAGGCAGCCCCGATCATAAATAGAGAATTCTGCCCCTTCCATACCATGATATTCACAATCAGGCAGCATTCACAAATAGCAAAGTTATTCATCTCATTCAGCATGAAGTGTCTCCTCGCAATCACTGGCTTTGCAGCCCTCGCGATAGCAACACCAACTCTGCCACGGGCACCAACGCCAACAGGTCAAgtcccctctccaccaacagtGGCCCAGCTTGGCTTCTACCAGAACCCATCGTGCAGCCATACAGGCACATACTACTACTTTACCTACTGGCGCTCACAGTACGAGGCTCTGCTGGAGCAAACTGGCGGCTGCCAGAATGTATCTGAGCCAATGGGGGGCTACGCGACGGCCATTCAAGTGGAGCGTCAGGTTGTGGAGAACTGCAAAGGTATTTTTATTCTGTTCTGTCGCTCGCATCTCCAACCTGCGAAAGGTTCCGCACTAGGTACCGTAGCTAATGCGGGTTTTAGTAACACTGTATTCCAGCAAGGACTGCGATCTTGCCAGTGAAGCCGTCGTTGCGATTCCCGGGCCGATGGTTTGCGTTCCTGCTGAACAGGGCAGATCTTGGAAGAGTTATTCAATCAGAGAATGCTCGGATTGAGAAGGACTTTTTACTTCGTGGATTCAGGGGGGTGGCTTCAGGGGTTGAAAAGGGGGACTCATAGTGGGGCCATCAAGCTATGACATGACGTAAGGCTCGTCTTGAGATGTCTTTCTCTAATACTCCGTTCGCCGTTGTTAAATTGTCAAAAAGGAGTTTACAGGCTTTGGATGTCGAAAAGGTTCTTTTTAACTCCACTCGAAATGTTCTAAcgccgatgatgatgccgtgAGATTTTGATTTGTCACAATCGGACCTGAATCCACCCGCTTGCTCGGTTCTACATACTTGGCTCTCCccgcttttcttcttctttccagtACTGTTAATGTGACGTTTGTTGATATCATCATCTGAGAAATTTGCATACGGCAACTTATCAACACCGTTCTGTTTGAAATATTAACGAATATCGTTTAAAATGACCGCCGGCAAGAAATGGATTCTCACAGGCCAGGAAGGTTATGATACCTCCCTTCAACTGGTCGACTCGGACATTTCGACCGACCAGCTGGGACCGGATGACGTGCTAGTCCAGCTTCAAGCTGCCAGTCTCAACTATCGTGATTTGGTCATTGCCAAAAACGATGTTGGTTTTCgctcccaaacaccaccgcgTAAAGGTCAACACTAACTTCCTGACAGGGCGGAGTAACCGGCTCCATCACCCCTAACGTCGTCCCTGGCTCCGACGGCGCGGGCATGGTCGTCGCCGTTGGGTCCTCCGTGACTGGTCTCGGCCCAGGCGACAGAGTCATCACTTACCTcgccccaaccctcccaccatCGGATGAAACCGCTCTCCCAGGCGCCGCCGAAATCTTCGCTGGTCTTGGGCAGAGGCTGGACGGTACCCTCGCCAACCAGATGCTCATCACCCAGCATGGCGTCATCAAGGGCCCTTCCAACCTGACGCCCGTCCAAGCCGCTACACTGACCTGCAGCGGTTTGACAGCCTGGAACGCCCTCTTTGGAGTCTCTGGGAGAGAGATCAAAAAGGGTGACTGGGTTCTTGTTCAGGGAACTGGCGGTGTTAGTATCGCCGCTTTGCagtttgctgttgctgttggggcgAATGTCATCGCTACTACTTCTTCTGAAgagaaggcggagaggcTGAAGGAGTTGGGGGCGAGGCATGTCATTAACTATAAGGAGACGGAAGACTGGGGtgaggcggccaagaagtACACTCCTGGTGAGAAGGGCGTGGATATGGTGGTGGATGTAGCTGGAAACTCTTCTTTGGTGCAGTCGCTGGCGGCTGTGAGGACAGATGGGATTATTTGCTTGGTTGGATTGCTTGGCAAGTTCGATGCTGGTACAATCCCGATGATGTCTGCGCTCTGGAGGCCTTGTATCGTGCGGGGTGTGCTGTTGGGTAGCAGGAAGCAGTACAGGAATTTGGTCCggtttgtggaggagaaggcggttgtgccggtgatggatgatgtcGTGTTCGGGTTAGAAGACGTCAAGGAGGCGTACAAGAGAatggaggagcagaagcatTTTAGCAAGATTGTTATCAAGATTGAGGAGTAGTGCATGGGTACCTATAGAGTTGTTATCTGAATCTCCCTACAACGAACATTGCTGAatgttgttggtttggcAATTTCCCGATGGATTGCGAAGCTGGAGCCGGCATGCGTGATCCGAAAGTGTAAATCGCATGGGTGTCGTGGTGTAGTCCGAGGGCTCGGGTTAGAAAACAAGGCCAGCAGAAAAAGCTAACCCAGTTTTGCAGGTGAAGCCTAACGCCAAGTGAACAGAGTTGTATTCACACAGCGTCTAAGTGGCCTACCATCAAGACAACCAGACTAGCACTTTCGAAGGATTTTGGTTCAACCAGGAACTGAAAGCTGTCGCCCTATGCTCAGCTTCCCCAGAGACGTCGGTGAGGCTGCCTGAGCATCACGGTCACTGATATCATCGTCATAGCCTCACATTGATACATCAAAATGGACTAGAGCTTCTTGGCTTCTTCATCGGTGAAGAGACTCGAAACCACGTTGGTCAAGTATAAAGACCAGTAGACCAtcccgccatcaaccatcttcttcttcaccatcaaaCAAAGACTTTCTATCACTGCAAGGCATCATCGCATCGTTACCAACACTTCTTCTCTAAGTCTGCAATCTCAGCAATTCATCTCTTCACCATGAAGCTCCAATCCCTCTGCgccatcaccctcgccaccctcacccccctcgtcACCGCCAACTTCGACATCTACATGGCCGAAGAAAAGACCACCGTCGGGGGGCCCCAGGTCTGGCCCATGTGGCACATCTTCGACACCGATCCCACCTGCGACGACCTTGCCGAAAACCCTAACTACCTCGGCAGCGACGACGTCTCTGGCAACAAAGTCGGCGTCCGCTGCGAATCTTCCTCCGATCCCTTCAACTGCGCTGTCCAGCACTACCCCGCTGACGGCATTGACGTTCTCGAGATGAACTTCCACAGTGACCCCCCTGTGTACCACTGGAGTAAGTGTGGCACTTCCCCCCATAGGTAGCAACTATGATAGAAAACAGAGGCTTACATGACGATGGTAGCTATTTACAAGGATCGCAACTATGACATGTACGGTCTTGATGGGAATGTCTATGGGAACTGCTTCCCCTTTCCTGGGTTTGAGTACGAGTGCGGCGATCCTATCCTTGGTGGGTTTACTGGTACGCGCAAGTTCAGGTGCTTGACCGAGTTTACGGCTGCGCAGATCAAGGCTGCTTGGGGTACCAAGAGGAGTGTTCCGTTTACTTTGAAGGAagcggagggggtgaagggtcGGAAGGTGCAGAAGTGGGAGGCTTGAAAGACTGTTTAGGCTGTCGTTGCTTTTCTGCTTTTTCGAAGGGGTTGAAAGACTTGGAAGGGATGATCGTCTGTTGATTGGTGCTTGAattttgacttttttgaTGGGGTCTTTTcattcttttttgtttctgatATTGGTTGCTGTTTCTTGATTTACATGTTTCTTACCTCCATAGTGGAAATAACTGGTTATCAGACCACAGGTACTGGTATTAAGTGGGTATTCAAACGTTTGGTTTCATAACTGTGTGGTCAGAGCTATCGAATGTGCAATACCAACCACAAACTTCCCAGACCAAGACAATCCTCTGTTCAAATACTGGAATCTTACCTAACAAGCGGTGAACTGAGTAACTGGCAGTCCAAAAAGTATGAAGTATACCTcgaaagatagttaataggccttAAAAAATAGTTCGCAGGCCTCAAAAATCCTTAATAGGCCTCAAACAATAACCGAAAGGCCTCAGAAGATAGTAGGTAGGTTTGAAAGGAGCCCTGAAAAGAGAGTGAAGATGCCTATTGGCTTTTCAAAATGGCATAAATTAACATTTATCATGCCTATAACTGACTTGCAGCACCATGAATCCTGTTC from Podospora pseudoanserina strain CBS 124.78 chromosome 2, whole genome shotgun sequence includes the following:
- a CDS encoding hypothetical protein (COG:C; EggNog:ENOG503NX49), with product MTAGKKWILTGQEGYDTSLQLVDSDISTDQLGPDDVLVQLQAASLNYRDLVIAKNDGGVTGSITPNVVPGSDGAGMVVAVGSSVTGLGPGDRVITYLAPTLPPSDETALPGAAEIFAGLGQRLDGTLANQMLITQHGVIKGPSNLTPVQAATLTCSGLTAWNALFGVSGREIKKGDWVLVQGTGGVSIAALQFAVAVGANVIATTSSEEKAERLKELGARHVINYKETEDWGEAAKKYTPGEKGVDMVVDVAGNSSLVQSLAAVRTDGIICLVGLLGKFDAGTIPMMSALWRPCIVRGVLLGSRKQYRNLVRFVEEKAVVPVMDDVVFGLEDVKEAYKRMEEQKHFSKIVIKIEE
- a CDS encoding hypothetical protein (EggNog:ENOG503PHZ0): MKLQSLCAITLATLTPLVTANFDIYMAEEKTTVGGPQVWPMWHIFDTDPTCDDLAENPNYLGSDDVSGNKVGVRCESSSDPFNCAVQHYPADGIDVLEMNFHSDPPVYHWKAYMTMVAIYKDRNYDMYGLDGNVYGNCFPFPGFEYECGDPILGGFTGTRKFRCLTEFTAAQIKAAWGTKRSVPFTLKEAEGVKGRKVQKWEA